AGGAAATTGATATTTCCAGGATGACTATTGTAGTCAAGGGGGATGAACGGACCTTGGAACAAATCACTAAACAGCTGAATAAATTAATTGATGTGGTTAGAGTTAAAGATATTTCTCCTAAAAATTCAGTTGAAAGGGAATTGGCTCTAATAAAAGTAAGTACTAATTCCTTGCCCGCCCGCTCGGAGATAATTCAAACGGTAGATATTTTTAGAGCAAATATAATTGATGTTAATAGTCAGATAGTAACCATTGAAACTACCGGAACAGAGGAAAAGATTAATGCCTTGATCGAACTATTACGTCCTTTTGGATTAAAAGAAGTCGTACGGACCGGAAAAATTGCTCTATCTAGGGGGAGTGCTACTACGTCAGTGTTAAAAAATAAAACGGAAAATAATTAAAATTATGAAGAGAACGGTTAAAAATAATAAGGAGGATTAAACAGGT
This window of the Candidatus Atribacteria bacterium genome carries:
- the ilvN gene encoding acetolactate synthase small subunit; translated protein: MRHTIAVLVKDHPGVLARVASLFTRRGFNIESLAVGHTEEIDISRMTIVVKGDERTLEQITKQLNKLIDVVRVKDISPKNSVERELALIKVSTNSLPARSEIIQTVDIFRANIIDVNSQIVTIETTGTEEKINALIELLRPFGLKEVVRTGKIALSRGSATTSVLKNKTENN